The following nucleotide sequence is from Peptostreptococcaceae bacterium.
TACTCACAGAGATTTAGTTGGTGCAATCAACATCATAGATGCACCTGTGATTGCTGGTGCTGCTTAGCAGCAGGCTTTCAGCCCGTGCGACTATATGTCCTGGCACGGGACGAGGTGATGACACACCTCGGAACTCGAAGTTATACTTGCCTACCGGAAACGGACTGGTATTTAATCATTCGAGAATCCCCCGGATTTATCCGTGGGGAGTGTCAAAATAGATTATCATAAAAACCGATTGTTTGAAAGACCCCGTGTCCTATTAAAGGATACGGGGTCTTTATGCATCTGCAGTAAAGGTATATAATGATACAATAACGTCAAAGATTTGCGGAAGAGAGGAATGAAAATATGGAGCCTCGATGGTTGGAATATATTAAAAGAGTTGAAGCCATTTCCAGAATAGGCCTTACGAATTGCAGAAATCCATATGATATAGAGCGCTACGAGGAACTCCGAAGCATTAGTATACAGTTCATGGAGCATTATTCAGGAGAGGAACTTAAAAAAATCGAGGAACTATTTGCATCAGATCCAGGCTATAAGACTCCTAAGGTAGAAGTGCGAGGGGTAGTTTTTAGGGATGGCAAAATGCTAATGGTTAAGGAATTGGCTGACAACAAATGGTCTCTTCCGGGAGGGTATTGTGAAGTCGGTTATTCGATTTCGGAAAATGTTGTTAGAGAAATAGGAGAGGAGTCGGGCTTCAAGGCAAAGCCGGTAAAATTGCTGGCTGTCTTTGACAGAAGCAAGCATGCTCATCCGCCCTCTCCGTATCATGTATACAAGGTTTTTGTATATTGTGAGATTATTGGAGAAACCCCTATTAGGGGCCTTGAAACCGATGGAGTAGGATTTTTCGGAATGGAAGATTTGCCGGAGCTTTCGATAAACAGGATATTGAGGGAACAGATTGAAATTATGTTTGGATTCATGAGAGACCCGGACAAGGTTCCTCTGTTCGATTAGAATATAGGCAGAATACATGTACCTGTTCTGCTATGGAGCATTTGATTATATCAAGGGACTCAAGAAAACATAAAATTTGATGTGAAATGGATGAAAAATCCTGTATTTTCTTATAGAAGACAAGTGTTTTCTTGAAAGACCCTCTTCGATTGATGATATAATAAATGTGTTGAAACAAACCGGAAAGGAGTGTGGGTAAAATGGATGAAAAAAAGATGAGGCTTCTTTTAGATGACAACACGGTAATGGAATGTGATGTCCTAGGGAAATTTGAAGTTGAAGAAAAAGTATATATAGCCCTTCTTCCTGAAGGAAATGAAGATGTGCTTCTGTACAGATTTTTTGAAAAAGACGGAGAAATAGAACTAGATCGCATTGAAGAGGATGAAGAATACTACAATGTGGCTGAAGTCTATTACGACCTTTTCGGTCCGGCCGAAGAAGATGAAGAAGATGAAGAAGATGAAGAAGACAAAATGGAATTAATGGAATAACAATAACAATTTATCAAGTAAAAAGAAAGGAAGGTATTTTTATGAGTAATTGTAACGGCTGCAGTTCGTGCAGCACTTGCGGAAGCGGAACATGTGAACCGGAGATAACAAAAGCCCTTAAGCTGAACATGGTATTTGATGATGAAACAGATTCTGAAAAATGCGATGCGACGGACGCCGCAATCAATGAGGCGCTTGAAGGCATGCGAGATTTTTTAAACGACAATAGAATAAAGATTCAATACAATTCCGTAAAGCTAATCAATAGGGAACAGGCGGAACTTCTTGGTTTTAAGGATTTGCCTACGATTTTGATAAACGGGATAGACATTCAGCCGAATTACAAAGAAAACACATGCAAATGTCATCCGGACCAGATAATAAAGGGATGGATATACATGGGCATGGAGCTGGATACTCCTTCCAGGGAGCTTGTTACTGACGCTTTGATAGAAAGCATATACGGCAAGCCGGGCGAAAAGCAGGAAACAGAGTGCCAATGCGACGGAGAATGCAGCTGATACATGGGAGGAAATCAATGAAGTTCATAATAGAAGATAAATTATTTAAAACCTTGCCTGATCTGTACTTCGGCCTTGTCGTTGCCAGAGACATAGACAATTCGATGCTTGAGGATAAGCTGCTCGCCGATTTTGTCGAGTCTCAGAAGAACGCGGAAAAGCGCTTTGCAAATGTAGACTTGAAAATTGACCCGAGCATAACTCCGTACAGGACTGCATTTGAGACTCTTGGGATAAACCCGAACAAATTTAGGTGTTCCATAGAGGCTTTGATAAAAAGGATAGCAAAAGGTGGAAGAATACCAACCATAAACACAATGGTGGATCTTGTAAACACAATAAGCCTTAACAATGTGCTTCCAATGGGTTGCCATGACATAGACGCATTTGACAGCGACATATGGGTGCGCTACGCAAAAGATGGAGATGTGTTTGTTCCTTTCGGTAGCGAAGAGGAAGAATCTCCGGACGTGGGCGAGGTGGTTTACGCAAGCGGAAAGCGCATCAAGACCAGGCGCTGGATTTGGAGACAAAGTGAGATAGGAAAAGCAACGGAAGAAACCAAGAACTTCTTCATGCCTATCGACGGATTCAAGAGCCAAAACGGAGACGCCGTGGAAGCGGCTGCCAATGAACTCGCTAAAATCATAGAAGAGACATTCGGAATAGAATCGAAAGTGGCTTTCATGGACAAAGACAATCAAAGCGTGGAGATATAGAATAGCGTGCAGCGTGCAGTGTGCAGTAAAAAACTAAAAACAAGCTTCGATTCCGAGTTGGAATTGAGGCTTGTTTTTAGGTTCTAATCTTCTATCTTTCTACTTTCTATTTCACTTCAAATGTGCATTCCACAACCGATGTAATTTCCTTCATTATAGAGTTCGTGTCATTTATTCCGTAGTCGGATATTTCGTTGGAATAAAGAGGCGTAATTTGAAATACACCAACCCGTGCGTCTTTTAGGGTTCCAACTTCACTTCCGGTTACGCCAAGCATCTTTTCGGCCCTGAGCTTTGAGTCCTCGGTTGCACGCGCAATCATGTCAATCTTAAGATCTGAAAGGCCTGTGTAAAAATATTGAGGCGGATACGAATTGAATGCAACCCCCTGATTAATAAGGTCAGTTGCATTTCTTGATATTTCGGTGAGTCCGTCAATATCATTTGAACTTATTTCGACAGTTTGATTGAGCTCATAGCTTTCGATGACATTAGAATACATTCCGTTTGGCATAATCATGCGTTTGGGATATGTACTTATTGATGAAAAAACGATATCGTCGGAAGCTATGCCCTTGCCTTCGAGATAGCTGCGCACCTTGTCGCGGCTTTGGCTTAGCATTTCATATGCGGATGACAAGTCGGCCGACTCGTTGCTGAAGCCTCCGCTCCATACCACAAAATCGGAGCGTATTTCCTGCTTAGCCGAACCCTTGACTGTCAATGTGTCAGTGGACTTAATTTTAACTATTCCGTTAACCGCAATTGAAGTTGAGTATATGAGCGCAAAAGATAGAATCAATGCTATTGCTATCAATGTTATGGATGATTTGTTTTGGTCTTTAATTTTTATCACCTCCCTTTCTTTAACCTGACTACATGGTACTCCTTAACTTAAGATACGTAAATGGACAAGGGGTTAAGATTTTGTAACTGTTGTGGTGAAATTGGACCCACCACCTATGCTTACGCTTAGAAGTGGGGGCTTCCATTCGGTCGTATCGAGCTTACCTTTCGACCTAATACTAGGCGACGAGTAACGACTTGGGCGAATTCACGTAGCCCC
It contains:
- a CDS encoding DUF1292 domain-containing protein → MDEKKMRLLLDDNTVMECDVLGKFEVEEKVYIALLPEGNEDVLLYRFFEKDGEIELDRIEEDEEYYNVAEVYYDLFGPAEEDEEDEEDEEDKMELME
- a CDS encoding DUF2703 domain-containing protein, whose protein sequence is MSNCNGCSSCSTCGSGTCEPEITKALKLNMVFDDETDSEKCDATDAAINEALEGMRDFLNDNRIKIQYNSVKLINREQAELLGFKDLPTILINGIDIQPNYKENTCKCHPDQIIKGWIYMGMELDTPSRELVTDALIESIYGKPGEKQETECQCDGECS
- a CDS encoding SIMPL domain-containing protein, with translation MKDQNKSSITLIAIALILSFALIYSTSIAVNGIVKIKSTDTLTVKGSAKQEIRSDFVVWSGGFSNESADLSSAYEMLSQSRDKVRSYLEGKGIASDDIVFSSISTYPKRMIMPNGMYSNVIESYELNQTVEISSNDIDGLTEISRNATDLINQGVAFNSYPPQYFYTGLSDLKIDMIARATEDSKLRAEKMLGVTGSEVGTLKDARVGVFQITPLYSNEISDYGINDTNSIMKEITSVVECTFEVK
- a CDS encoding NUDIX hydrolase, with protein sequence MEPRWLEYIKRVEAISRIGLTNCRNPYDIERYEELRSISIQFMEHYSGEELKKIEELFASDPGYKTPKVEVRGVVFRDGKMLMVKELADNKWSLPGGYCEVGYSISENVVREIGEESGFKAKPVKLLAVFDRSKHAHPPSPYHVYKVFVYCEIIGETPIRGLETDGVGFFGMEDLPELSINRILREQIEIMFGFMRDPDKVPLFD